A genomic segment from Pleurodeles waltl isolate 20211129_DDA chromosome 9, aPleWal1.hap1.20221129, whole genome shotgun sequence encodes:
- the LOC138259793 gene encoding carbohydrate sulfotransferase 9-like, with translation MSVKGGFQLSQSTMPLSRSSVESTSDNEKALDRLGFNIAADATNNWSAIQLDRKTTLNKICLKYNLTRSTNIFRNVGKQLYVEHNHKIIYCEVPKAGCSNWKRILILLHMNLSREPDEIDHEAVHLKSPVKTLISYPQHQWMKYLNTYTKVMFTRDPLERLVSAYRNKFLHSYMNPYYSGYVADKIRKQFRISRTPKTNITFLEFVRFVLQENPAESDLHWREMNKLCDPCNIQYDIIGKLTTLHEDASHVLKIIKAPKNLYFSSAQQYPGEALTDEKITKDYLKNLSHEYIQELIKQYKLDFCLFNYSFNISSF, from the exons ATGTCTGTCAAGGGTGGCTTCCAGTTGTCGCAAAGCACTATGCCCTTAAGCCGTTCGAGTGTGGAGTCCACATCAGACAATGAGAAGGCCTTGGACAGACTAGGCTTCAACATAGCTGCAG ATGCAACAAATAACTGGTCAGCGATTCAACTTGATCGAAAAACCACTTTAAATAAAATCTGCTTGAAGTACAACCTTACAAGATCAACTAATATTTTTAGAAATGTAGGAAAGCAATTATATGTGGAACACAACCATAAAATAATTTATTGTGAGGTGCCAAAAGCTGGTTGCTCTAATTGGAAGCGTATTCTCATCCTCCTTCATATGAATCTAAGCCGGGAGCCTGATGAGATTGATCATGAAGCCGTTCACTTAAAATCTCCTGTGAAGACATTGATCAGCTACCCTCAACACCAATGGATGAAGTATCTTAACACCTACACAAAAGTGATGTTTACCagggatccactagagagacttgtctCAGCTTACAGGAATAAGTTCCTCCACTCCTATATGAATCCCTATTATTCAGGATACGTTGCAGATAAAATTAGGAAACAATTCAGAATATCTAGAACACCTAAAACAAATATCACATTTCTGGAATTTGTTCGGTTTGTGTTGCAAGAGAATCCAGCGGAATCTGACCTCCATTGGCGAGAAATGAATAAACTATGTGATCCTTGCAACATTCAGTATGACATAATAGGAAAGCTAACCACTCTGCATGAAGATGCCAGTCATGTCCTGAAGATCATCAAGGCTCCCAAAAATCTGTACTTCTCCAGTGCCCAGCAATATCCTGGTGAAGCACTAACTGATGAAAAAATCACGAAAGACTACCTTAAAAATCTGAGCCATGAGTACATACAAGAACTGATAAAACAGTACAAGTTAGATTTCTGCTTATTCAATTACTCATTTAATATAAGTTCATTTTAA